The sequence GTTTTAGGTATTTTTTGTTCAGTACTTTCGTTTACTTGTTGGAAATGCtcttgagaagaaaaaaaacaaacaaaaaaaacatgaggtGATGTTCTCTGACGAAAAGAAACGACCAGCATTTTAATCAGAGTCTTGCAGCATCATTTTAGTTCAGCGTGGCACTTAAACTGGACAAACCTCATGGTGTCCAGTGTTGCATTATAAAGTGTAAATgcctgaaaaataaataaaacatacagcaACCAAAGATTAACATGTTCAACATGATTTAAAGAAGCTCTATGATCAACCAATCAACCCAACAGTTGGATGATCTTTGCTTTCAAGCCACTCGAGTCCGCTTGAATGTCCCGTCTCGCTGGTGATTTGCTGAAACAGCTGATCATTTGCCAACTCCTCTGGAGTGGCATTTTGATATTGCTGCTGATTGGGGTCAAACAGAAGGTTTGTGTCCAGTGCATTAAGGTCATTGATGCTACTGGAGAGCTCCGATGTCATTCTGATTTCACAAGGGAAATCTGTTCCCCCTGTAGTTAGCTCCGACACCTGTTCCATGAGCTGATTGCCAGCAGTGAGGCTGTTGTCTGTTAGGAGGTCTTTAACGGAGAAATCCAACTGCTGGTGCTGCTGTAgctcttgctgctgctgtgaacTCAAAGTTAGCAGCATGGACTGGGCCTGCTGCTCTCCAGAGGCTGATTGTACTCGGCTGTCACCTGCAGAGAGAATCATTTGTTCATTAATAGCATTTCCGATGAGGTAATTCGGCCTTTGCAACTTGCAGCTGCTGGTGGAGTCGGAGGCCATCAGGCTGAGGTGGTTGTCAGTGCAGGAGAGGTTGGGGTCAGACTCAAGGATCTGAGTGAGGTTCATGCGTGCCGTGTAGCTAGAGGGTAAATTATTGATGCCCAGACCCCTCACGGTATCGTCGTGGTCCCCGTCCATCTTGCTCAGCAGGACGTCGGtgatgtttttgctgttgcatTGTTGGCCCGGCATGGGCAGAAGCTCAGTTTGCATCATGATGTTGAGCGGCACAGAGCGGCTCCTCTGAGCCAAGCTGCTTGCCCCGAGGTTTCCCTGACTGTTGGCGAAGATGTTTAACACTTCAGGTGTCACTGGAGAGTTAAATGGAGACACGCCTGAACGGGGGATATGGGGAAGGCCattgtttcctgtgtttccACTCAAGTTCCTCTGATGCACAGCGGGGCTTACGCTACGACATCGAAAGGTTCCAGTTGTAGCTGGGGTGTTGGTGGCTTTGTTGTCCAGTGGGGCAGGCACCGCAAAACCCTCCTGTTTGGCCATACTGGctacctgctgctgcacagGCGAGATGGGAGTCAGGCGGCCAAAGTGGCTGTCATGGTGCCGTGCATGAGGGATGGCGAAGGCGTGAGGCTTTTGAAAGTGGTCATCTCTGAGGCCCTGATAGCTGGGTAAGATTCCCACTCCACTGTTAGACTTGTTTAAGtttccactgctgctgttgtaacTGTTGTTCATCCACTCCAGCCTGGCCTTGTCTGGGTGGGTGGCCATTGGCCTCTGCATGGGCTTGACAGGGCTACTGGAGACGGTGCTGCCGTCATGGAAACCAGTGATGTTGGAGTTGATGGGTGTAAAGGCGAAGGGGTTCCTGCACTCCACAGGACTGGGCGGCACAGTACTGCTGCAGTTGGAGTGCGGAGTACCAGCTGGGGTGTGACGACTGCTTCCCAGAGCACTGTCCACTGGGGTTGTGGAGGCAATGCGGGAGCAGGGGCTCTCTCCAGTCAGACCTTGGGCTCCTCCCATCATTTCTGACGTGGGTGTGGGTGTCGGGGTTGGAGTTTGGATtgggttgctgctgctgctgtttgcagtGTGGTAGAAAGCAGTCATCGTCTGATTGGTGGACATTATGTTGTCCGGCATCACGGCCTGTTGGCCTTGCAGTGTGACACAGTCTCCAAACTCCTGCATGTTGTTAAGTTTCATCTGCTCTTCCATCTGCACCAGCTCCTCTACTATGCTGTcctgagttacatcatcatcaaaggTAAAGTAGTCCATATCCGTCTGCATAGGGACCTGACCTGACGATGAAGCTTGATCCAAAAAATCCATGGGTTCAGTAGCGGGGTTGGGCTGAGTGTAGGTCTGTTGTTGAGCTCCTTCCAGGCTCCCTGTAGTTGAGTTTGAACTCCTAGGATCACCTGAATGTTTCTGGAGGCCGGGATTATTAAGTATAGCATGCACGTTAGCCATCGTGTGCCCCTGCTGTTGCTGTATTAATGCGTGACTGACTGAGGTGCTAGTTTCCATAACAGTGGAAGTGTTTTTCCTCTGCATCAAGCTCTGTGTTTTGGCAACAGTGTAGAAGCCACTGGCTCTGAAAGAGGAAGTGCATAGTGTTTGGACTTGAGTGGACAAGACAGAGTTCATCTTCATCTCAACCTCCCTGGTGGCAGGTGCACTTTCAGGTCTAGCTGGAGCTCCTGGACGGGGGACCATACCGATGGTGTTTCTAATCCCATATCCAAAGCCAGCAGCGCCCTCTCCTGGCTCCTGCAGCATAAAAACCCTTTTGACTGGAGAAACGACTGGGCTGAGGCCGGAGCGTTTCCTGAAGCTCTTGGTAGACAAGAAACCTTCCTTTGCTGGTGTTACACTGCTGCTTTCCCCAAATGAAGGTGCTCTGCTGGTGttcaacacagagacagtgcTGGTACTCTGAGTGGAGGGAGATAAGTGCAAAGTGCTTGTATTATTAGTGTTATTATTGCTGCCTTCAGTAGGTGCCACAGTGTTGGTGTTTGAGGAGGGGTTTCCGTCGTATTTAGAGCCAGACGTTTCCTCCAGACCCAGGAAACCTCTAGTCTGAGGTATGGGCACACTGGCGGCCCTCTGTACAGCTCCTCCAGCCCTATTAGCCATTTCTCCCTGAGTCAAAATGAGACTGTTGGGATTTTGGTTTTGGCTGTTCTTGTGTATAGCTTCAACTTCCATTTCAACATCGACGGTATGAGTGTTAGTAGCCTGCCCCGGCCTGGCCACTGGGGCCAGAACGGGGACAGCAGAGGCACTCATGCTTTGACTGGAGCCGACTTCCTCTGCAATTGTAGCACTGCTAATGCCCGCAGATGCCGGCCGCAAAGTAGTGTTTGTAAGGGAAGTGGtggtgttgctgctgttggGTGCAAGCGATATAGCTGTCATCTTGACCAGACTGACTGGGCTGACATGACACGTAGTCATCACAGTCTTAATGGGGCTGTTGGCGATGATCATGGTGGAGGGCGAGCGCAAAGTGATAGCAGTCGTGGATGAAGGCTTGGGCAGGATTTGGGCATAGCGCTGCCGAGCTGTGCGTTCCCCCGCTGGACTGGTTAGAATATTTTGGGGGGGTTTGGGGCTTTGTTTCAGCAGCTGGGCTGGCTGGGTCACCATTTGGAAGTTAATAGGCAGCACTTTGCTCTCCCCCATTCCCACTGGACTGGGAGACATCAGCTGCCTGCTCCTCTGTACCTGCAAAGATGGAAGAGTGGAACAAATCGAGATGATAATCATGAGACCacaacattgtttgtttgttagatTTTCATACAATAATGTTCAAGTTTGAATCCAAATTTGAACATTCTTTGAAccttttatatttaacattcaTCACCTACATGTGGGTATTGTAGCTTAGTATTTTTAGCTGTTACACAGTTTTGTTGTCATCTTTGAATCTTCAGCTGTTTATGGTTATTCTCTAATT comes from Thunnus maccoyii chromosome 1, fThuMac1.1, whole genome shotgun sequence and encodes:
- the LOC121889786 gene encoding DNA-binding protein RFX7-like, with amino-acid sequence MAEEDPQQLQTDRGAGLLPAGLQGAEATALQLRIKNSICKSVQSKVENIVQDVEKFSDIEKLYLYLKLPSGPNSSSTDKSDQSALSSSRTQQMHAFSWIRNHLEEYPETSLPKQEVYDEYKSFCDNLNYHPLSAADFGKMMKNVFPNMKARRLGMRGKSKYCYSGLRKRPFVHMPSLPSLDLHKPGDGLQCDVLESSGQLSSIKEEVRYAACDLVCEWAQKVLKRQFDTVEDLARFLIDSHYISNKSLAALTIMTGTKTDVTAPQTVSAFVPTAEAHSFQPQVTTLSSPTVDAKQQLQRKIQRKQQEQKLHSPLPGEGQMKRADSVPCGSPIPPSPQPAIGIVVAAVPSPITVQRSRQLMSPSPVGMGESKVLPINFQMVTQPAQLLKQSPKPPQNILTSPAGERTARQRYAQILPKPSSTTAITLRSPSTMIIANSPIKTVMTTCHVSPVSLVKMTAISLAPNSSNTTTSLTNTTLRPASAGISSATIAEEVGSSQSMSASAVPVLAPVARPGQATNTHTVDVEMEVEAIHKNSQNQNPNSLILTQGEMANRAGGAVQRAASVPIPQTRGFLGLEETSGSKYDGNPSSNTNTVAPTEGSNNNTNNTSTLHLSPSTQSTSTVSVLNTSRAPSFGESSSVTPAKEGFLSTKSFRKRSGLSPVVSPVKRVFMLQEPGEGAAGFGYGIRNTIGMVPRPGAPARPESAPATREVEMKMNSVLSTQVQTLCTSSFRASGFYTVAKTQSLMQRKNTSTVMETSTSVSHALIQQQQGHTMANVHAILNNPGLQKHSGDPRSSNSTTGSLEGAQQQTYTQPNPATEPMDFLDQASSSGQVPMQTDMDYFTFDDDVTQDSIVEELVQMEEQMKLNNMQEFGDCVTLQGQQAVMPDNIMSTNQTMTAFYHTANSSSSNPIQTPTPTPTPTSEMMGGAQGLTGESPCSRIASTTPVDSALGSSRHTPAGTPHSNCSSTVPPSPVECRNPFAFTPINSNITGFHDGSTVSSSPVKPMQRPMATHPDKARLEWMNNSYNSSSGNLNKSNSGVGILPSYQGLRDDHFQKPHAFAIPHARHHDSHFGRLTPISPVQQQVASMAKQEGFAVPAPLDNKATNTPATTGTFRCRSVSPAVHQRNLSGNTGNNGLPHIPRSGVSPFNSPVTPEVLNIFANSQGNLGASSLAQRSRSVPLNIMMQTELLPMPGQQCNSKNITDVLLSKMDGDHDDTVRGLGINNLPSSYTARMNLTQILESDPNLSCTDNHLSLMASDSTSSCKLQRPNYLIGNAINEQMILSAGDSRVQSASGEQQAQSMLLTLSSQQQQELQQHQQLDFSVKDLLTDNSLTAGNQLMEQVSELTTGGTDFPCEIRMTSELSSSINDLNALDTNLLFDPNQQQYQNATPEELANDQLFQQITSETGHSSGLEWLESKDHPTVGLIG